TAATATGTTAATTAACAGCTAAAGAGAAATTATGCATACCATATGCAGAAAGACTTGAATGTTCAGTGAAAGACAATGATCACGATGAAAGGACTTACTGAAGAAGTGCCTGTGAATTGCAAGTAATGGATGGTGAGGGTAAAGCCCCATCCAATTGATCGAGCATTGCTCTCAAACACAGGCGAGCAGTCTGCTCAATGACAAACCTCCCGTTTTTGCCCTCTGAACAATGCAGAGTAGTGCTGTCCAAACGGTGCCCCAGTTAAAACACGCAAAACAGCAAAAGACAGTGGTTCCCCAGGCTGTGTGCAATATGATAACAATGGTGGCCACCATCAAGGATCAGAAGAGAATAGGATTGTGTAGCATAATActtgatgtatgtgtgtgtgaagaagaaaagaaagaaaatgggaaaaagtaaaTGGTGTCATCAGGCATCACAGACaaccaatttttctcatttcctctgatATGGTTTGCAGGGCTGATATAGCTATATCATATGAAAAAGTGCTGCTTTAGACCACTAGTTTTTAGTGGGCGTAGGAACAGACATTTCGCTTACTCACTACCAGTGATAACCACAGTCCTTTGCTTTGTCTGGCAGTGACATAATACTCCTGGGTACGAGCAGTGTTCATTGTTTTCAAAGCAATATGAAAACAAGCATTCTGCTCGTAGTTCTGTGAACAAAAGTGGGATGTTCATCATTGAACGAACCGCTCACCTGTGTTCGAGAGCAATGCTCAGTCGTGTGGATGGGGCTCAaggaaacagataaacagacagcagaaaggtggaggaggtcaAACATGGCACTCTAAGGTGActtgaatacaaagaaagaatggCACAGTGTAAGACGATCAAAAGAGTACATCTTGATGAACAAATCAAAATTGTATAGCTTAATGATGATGCATCTTTCAGTATCCCTAGGCAGATTTGAcacactcatcatcatcatcatcaagtatGTGTTGCCTGCAATATGAAAGTACTTTTAGTATTGACAGAAGTTGTTTGCACAAGAAATGCCCAAAATAATACTGCCACTCATATGATGAGATGAAGCTGCCTAGTGTGCATTGACAGAATACTGCATGCAAGCAATTCATTTGTGAGCCAACACTTCAAACTTCAGTAAATATTCCCAGTACCTAGTGGTATTCATAGATAAAgggctctggtgtgtgtgtattcacagtcgcctgctggtcacccagccagccttcctgaTTACAAAGCGAGTTCAGAaatcatagactgatcttcaggaaagactgagaccacaacacactccacacaccaggaaagctaggccacaacccctcaaattATATTCTGTATGTACTTGTTGCTGaatgaacaggggttacacattaagaggcttgcccattttgaCTCGCCGTGCCTGGGACTTGAACCTGGgccttcttggttgtgagccgagtctactaaccactacactgtgtgtgtgtgtgtgtgtgtgtgtgtgtgtgtgtgtgtgtgtgtgtgtgtgtgtgtgtgtgtgtgtgtgtgtgtgtgtgtgtgtgtgtgtgtgtgtgataaatgcAGGTGATGCATAAGGATGATGTTGAATGAACTGGAGGAAAGAATGTAAGTGCAtgtgggagaaagggaaagggtaaGACAATGAGGAAATTGGagcttgcaaggaagaaaagcaaggacAAATACGACATGAGACTTGTATCATGGAAAAATTCTTTGGAAAAGGCAGCAGATACTGATAGACAGTTACAGAATTGGTTTTCTTATAAACTTCCCCATTTACTTCATGtaagcaatacaaaaaaaagtatatgcAATGTGTTCACAGTTGATGCTGCTGACGTATTACAGGAGGATAGCACAGTTGAGCAATAAAAGACACTGGGGGAACATAGATCTTGGATGAGGTCCAAAGGCATAAGTGACCATGTATGAACAATTTAcaagatgataaaaacaaatgaatacataaataaatacacaaataaaattaACAAGGACCATGATTTAAATATTTCATCACTATTcaagaataaaagacaagacATCCTAGGAACAGGAAGCAACCATCTCTGAACTACTAAAACTTTGAATTGTATGTAACAATACGGCACAAAATGTCTACAATTCTATCATAAAAATTTTGGTTACTACTGTATTTTAAGGCTTCCTTCACAATGCTAGTGCAGCATTGCTGTAGAGGGAGGGTTCAGTAAGTGGATAAAGCAAGAAGTACCAGGCAACCAGACCCAGCACATGACAGGCCATCAGTTTGCTGCGAAGGGGAGCAGGGGCCTTCAGCATTTCCTTCACCTCAGGGACACCAATGTGGTTACAAAATGCATGAACagcaaataaaggaagaaagtgtcctgaaagagaaaaatttggTCAGAATATATCATTCAtgagttaaaagaaagaaaattaaggcaCCATACCCTATGAATATGTCAGGAAGCCTGTACAGGGATATGGGAGTGTACATGGTAAACATaggtgaaatgaaggaatgCTTTCAGTTGGTGATTGAGTGAACCTGGTAATGGGTAATGCCATGTATACTAaaattcaccacacactcacaaatcAAGGGAATTTCAACAACATGAGATATGAAGTAACTTATCATATAAGATAATTACCTGTTCTGATAAAGAGAAATGCTGAATAGAAACCAAATACTGATGTATACAAAAACTGGAAACCTGAAAAGATAAAACCATCACTTATGAGTTCCATGAAATATATTTATTGTTCCCCTTCATAAAACCATGTACTAATGCATGACATTATTAgtatatccacaaaaaaaaaatttcctacTACAAAATAATTCCTCTGATATCTTAACAAAGGTATAAGAAATTAAATGATTGACATTTCTCAGTTTTGACAATCTTTGGATACATATAAATTTTGCttatggaaatgaaaagaaaggtctAAAAAATCTGTCCAATATCGCAGAGCAGTCTCAAGATGAAGGGGAAGTGTTTCATGATATACATAAATTTTTTAAATGTTTGAATTAGATTGAAATAAAGCACCTTACAGGTAAACTCCACAAACTGCAACAATAAGGAAACTTATCAATTGAAAACAGAACACTTAAGGGCCGTACTCACTGGATATGAGGATGACGGCTGGCAGGGTGATCCCAGCGTTCAGGCGATCCACGGCATGGTGGAGGTGAGCTATCAAAGGAAGTAAAATCacacaaataattaaaaaaattgaagcaCTCTCAAAAACTAATATCTAACAAGAAGAACTGTTACTAAAACCTAAAGAATAACTTTGTGGTGAAAAAACTCATCAGTTGCCTAACATCACAAAATAAGAATGTTTAACCAGATAGCACTGATGACCATTAATAAAATGATCATAAGTCAGCAAGACCTTTCTATCATCAGCAATGTTACTTCACCAGTGCACTTTGCTCCTACAGAAGCAACTCACCAACACCAAAGAACAGAGGAGCTACAAAGATGGCTTTCCCTGGGGTGAGGCACTGCAGCAGGATGGGTAGCATGCAGGCTCTAAAGGTGAATTCTTCAGAAAAAGGAGCAACAAGCTGATTTCTCCACCATATGGGATTTTGTGCTGTATTATACCAATACAAGGGATCTGAAAAATTTAACACTACATTAATATTACTTGCATTTATCAGTATTCCAGAATATATTCTTTGAATTATGTAATAAAAACTTCACAACACCTGAGTTAATTTGAAACACGAGTCTTTCTGAGAATCATGAGAGAAAGATTACAATACTACAGCTTACTATTCTATCTTCTGCTATTAAATgagtgaaacagagagagagagagagagagagagagagagagagagagagagagagagagagagagagagagagagagaaactatgtcAGGGGTATGGATGAGTACAGCCTGTGTGTATTTGTTGCTTGGTATTGCATGCTGAGGTCTACTTAACTACATTACAAGAAGGGAATCATTATAACTATTTGACTCTGGTCACCTTCATCCAGATTACTGAATCAGCCCCTAAAAATCTTGTATACAACTTCCATACAGCTCACACAACCATGCCTCacctcattttcttgttctgcTAACTCCCTTTAATCCATCCCTTGCAAATAATGGAGCTTCTTCTGTATATTAAGGGCCTAAAATATCTTCAAATGTTTATTCTATTAATTCATGTCTAGCAAATTCCCGTCTGGTTTATTTTTGTACATATCATATAACACTGCTTTCTCTCTGTCACTCTAATTATGAAGGGGCATGAGTAAACTAGTGTATGTCATCAAGCTTTGTTATAGAAGTATGTGGTGAGTTATTCTATGTGTAAGCTTCTTAGGTGTAGTAGGATGATTCATGACACTATCCCTTTCCACCAGGGAACAATAATATTAAGAGTGCATATTAGGTGTCTGTGAGTCTGTGGTATACTTTATCTGGGCCATCTCAAGTAGAATTACTGGCCTAATATATAGGCAGAAAATAATCTTAACATTCTATATTTTGAGTGAATTTATCCCAAACCTTTCAAACGTACCCATGTACATGCGAAGAGTAGCTGTTACAGGAACAGAGAGATGAGACTGTACAAGGGGACCCAAAAACAGaatgaaggtaaggaaaagaggcACAACCAATGCCGGGAGAAGGCCCTCCCATCTCAGGCCCATCTGAGCCCATAACGAAACCTGCAACAAAGCAAACACATTGGACAAAGGGTTACCACAATCCTATCCTAACTATACAGTGTAGCATGCTATCTTTACATTCAAATAAACAGCTTCATCTAATCTTTTAATAGATATATTCTGAACtagatataatttatttttcaaaaaaatcttTTCTCACAAGAGCTATACATTATTTCTTACCTCATCATAGTCTTGATTTCCAAACCAAATGACAAATAGCGGTGACACTATTGTCATGAAGAACACACTAATGCATCGCTTCTTAATTGTAGATGGATGGTCTCTGCAGGAGTTATGACAGGATATTAATTTATATTTCATGTATTTCCAATTATATAAGCTATAAAATACTATATCAGTTCAGTCACTACAAAgtattgagaaaaaagaaatagagcaaCACAGAAGCTCACAGGCATTCACATCACACCAGCCACATACAAACCAAAACAACTAAAGTGTAAAACCTTTGTGTAAAACTGCATTATCAACTTCAAACTTTTCAGTTAATTTCTTaaaattatttaaatttttataCTCTTATCATCCCATGATGGCTAACCtccagtgaataaataaaaatatattaaaagacatgaataaacaaataaacatacatatacatacataactgGAAATCTGTATCCTTAAGTGAACAAACAAATTATTGCTGTATGAAAAAATTTTCAAACTACACAAAACACTAAACCACTTAACCACTTTGTTATCTGAAGTATAACAAGACAGATTCAGACAAAAAATGTTACACAATGAAAACCatacaaatataaaagaagctAACTGATGTTCATTGTACTGTGCACTTAGTCAACatgaaaaatatgtatgttCATGTACTTTTAATCAGCAGCATCTTGAACAAGGCAACTAAAGACTAAGGAACTGATTAAAATGACTGGGATAAGCTGCATCCACCAATAATTTCACAAAATTACAGCAGTCATTTAATTTCATGCATCAGCAGAATCAGGAAACACAACTGCACAGTTCACCTTTTCCTTTAAAAATACTACTGTAGTTCCTATAGTTTTAAGGGCATATTCATGGAGGGATTTCCTGAGGGACATGAGCAAGAAACACTGGTCTTAGAAACTCAATCCAAAGTGTGTTCCTCAATGCAAGCAGCTCCCACAGGTGAATCTACTAAGTTATTAAAACAACCATGAATCCTTATGCCTATCCACCAATTCAATGCATCAAATGACTGCCTCTGGGACCTAATCACCCTCTCCCTATGTCCATCATTTCCAGTACTTACATTAACTCAGCATAACGTTGAATTTTGGAATTGTGTTTTCTCATTTTACATCTTCAGAGCATCAACATGCCAAGCAATATTCTACCAAATTCAGTGTCACAATTTGAGTAACAAGTACAGTACAAATTATAATGAATTAAATTcaccatatataaaaaaaaaaaaaaaaaatcagggtgAAGTACAtgtaaaagtaagaagaaaatcaaataatgtTAAATATGTAACAATATTAATGACACAAATTTGATAATATGGCTATAATAACTGTGAAATCTGATATTATTGGAGAGAGAATTCAAACTTCATAGGAGCCAAGTTTCATAATTCCAGACAAATATGATTCCTGTACAACCTCATCTCAAAGATTTACAAGCTTGCTTGGTTTAGAAGCTTCTAGTTTGGTATCACTGGATGCCAAAATTGGTGCTGATACAATACtaaccacacactcacacaataaCTGTCATGAAGTTAtagaacaaataatgaatagtGAGCATGTACTAAAGCTACCTTATAAATGTAGGTGAGAAGGGGAGTCACATGGAACACTGTTATGATGCTGATGTCATGTGAAGAGTAGCAGTACTATGGAGTAATGATGATGCTGTATAAGCAAAACCTTGAAAATAGCTGCTGTAACAACTTTCTTTATCATGTAGTAAATTCTTAAATTTActacatgataaagaaaatagttttCTTAAAACATTATTAACTATACAATTTTTTAGCCAACATTCAtcttttatctgtcttctataattcaaatacttttttttatttgcatttcatatatatatattttttttacattatgtaCCTGTATTTACTTTGCATACAAACATGTATATACTAATATCAAAGCACTTGTACAATTTCCAAATGGCTGAATCCTACAACGTTAAATGACCACTGTGGGTGTGGGCTGCTTCAGACTTATGTACCTCAGGGAAATGAATACAGtactaacaaaaataaatatagatagctAAAAATATCCAGGCTCCTTGTATGATCAAAGTAAACCAGACAACACTGAGTTCAGCAAACAGGTGTGCAATCATTCTTAAGGTTGAAATTGCCACTTGGTTGAGCATGGCATAAATTTACAGCATGCAGGAACTAAAACAGCCAAAGGGCTAAGACCACAGCAAACAAACCTCCACATACCTTATTCTGAAAATAACACATGGGACGGTTGACGACCCAGAAAGAGAGGATATGAGTATGaattgcatttttattttactattacaCCCACAGCACTAGGAAGGAAAGATCCTGGCAGTCATTCTTtgagtatttaaaaaaaaattttcaagcTGCTTTCTTTGATATCACTGTTTTTGCATGTGTGTCTTCAAATACTATTAGTTTACATCAGTTAGCACATGCTGCCTGCCATAGTGAACCCCATCATCTGCCTGCTAAGtcaaagggggaggaagagaaacggcatgaggatgaagaggagtatGAAGTAAGTCCAGGAAGCTGAAATCGGAATGGGACATGTTTATTTAGGTAAAGTTACATTCAAATATGCTATATTCCATTTGACCAAGTAAGTTTTAATGTGATTTGTATTAGTTAATACAACATTGTTTCTGATGTAATTATTTCCTTTATGCATAAGTCTGCAGTTTCAATGAATAAGCAGGATGCAGGTTATTCTATTGTCTTAGATGTTACTATGAAGAGAATTTAGAATTCTACCTTGAAACTAGTTATTCTTTTTCACTATAATGGTCTAAAGAAAGAAATTTCTGTATCATTTCTAGATTAAATTTTTGGGAGTTTCACAAGACAAGTTTTCAGATGATTGTTTACTGAAGCTGTCTCACCCTGATACTGAGCAGCATAAACATACAAAGTTGTACTGCAGTGTGAGTAATTTGTTGGTCAGGACAGTGAGTTACATCATTCTGTCTTTACAACCTTTGACAAACAACATGATGCTACTGCTCCTATTAACCAATCGCTAGTGTTTACAGGAAAAATGTTTACTTACCTATGTATCATTTTTCAAGACTGTCTCTGACACCATCTTATTGGTTTGTCATCAGCTCCTATCATAGTGAATATCATCTAGCATGGTAAGTTAGCATGATTTTGGAAATAATACCAAAGTTAGGAATCTTCCAATATTCAGTTAGATTGATTTTTGAACAATTCTCAATATTAGCTGGCAAAGAAATAGATATTCAGTTTTATCACCAGATCTTAATTttgaatatattttgcattggaATACACTAGATAAAAAGACACATAGAAGTGTAGCAAGTGGAAACACAAAAAGTCCCAAACCTGACTTGACGATCATTATTGTtgccctcctctgactgtcttcactctctttctcaccgccggaatgttgcatctcttgctatcttttactgctattttcatgctaattgcttttttgatcttgctaactgcatgcctcccatcctcctgtggcctctctgcacaaggctttcttcttcctctcacccctattctgtccagtactctcaatctttcatacatttctctgttaaactcaggaactccctgcctgcgtctgcatttccaacttcccatgacttgacttcattaaggagggaggttttaagacatttgtcgcAATCCTTTGGTTAACTATCAGCTGGCTCTGTTAGGAAACTGGCAACTGAGCaggcctttttctttatcaatttgttgcccttggccaatccTGCCCTCTCACatagaacaaaaaaatctaTGGCACTGCCCATCTATTTGCCTACTGATTAGTTTCTCAGTGTTATTATTGTAATGACCTAAACATTGAACCCTTGTAATCCTATCATAAATTTCTGTTTCCTGAGTAATTATTCACCATCGCTATGAACTGAGCATGTTATGGTTACACAGTAGCTTCAGATTGATACAAGTAGAAGCATCTCAACTTGAGGTGACACATTACAAGCAACTTTAAATATTACAGAAATACTATATGAAACCACAGTTTTAGCTTTACATATGGCTACAGAACTGAGACAGCTATGAAGATATTAACACCTTGAAATATCATCCAATTACATCAAAACACATTCCAGTTTATCATAAGAGAACAATTTGACTAACCAGAGTGCTGAGGGTGTAACTGTGACAAAATTTTACCTACATTGCAAGTGTTGTGGACTCAAGACCTCACCCCACTTACAGAGCCAAAGGGAACAGGACAAGTAACACAGCACCATGAAAGTATTGCCCCTATGTATTAAATCATGTGAGAACAAACATGGTTAGTGACTGCATGCTGCACAAGACCTACGCAAGGACCCAACACTCCAGCCCTGACTTAACCTACTCCCTGTCCCCACTTGAGATACAAGGGCAAAAGAGACTAAACAGGTGAACTCTGACCCCTTACCTTCCCTGAGTGGCATTCCAGACGTATAGACTCCCGACGTAGAGGACTGATAGCAGGAAACAGACAAAGATCTCCTTCAGACACCACCCACTCATGATGGTAGAGGCGCAGCAGCTCTCAGCTCGCCGC
The window above is part of the Portunus trituberculatus isolate SZX2019 chromosome 38, ASM1759143v1, whole genome shotgun sequence genome. Proteins encoded here:
- the LOC123514728 gene encoding CAAX prenyl protease 2-like, coding for MSGWCLKEIFVCFLLSVLYVGSLYVWNATQGRDHPSTIKKRCISVFFMTIVSPLFVIWFGNQDYDEVSLWAQMGLRWEGLLPALVVPLFLTFILFLGPLVQSHLSVPVTATLRMYMDPLYWYNTAQNPIWWRNQLVAPFSEEFTFRACMLPILLQCLTPGKAIFVAPLFFGVAHLHHAVDRLNAGITLPAVILISSFQFLYTSVFGFYSAFLFIRTGHFLPLFAVHAFCNHIGVPEVKEMLKAPAPLRSKLMACHVLGLVAWYFLLYPLTEPSLYSNAALAL